In the genome of Coraliomargarita algicola, one region contains:
- a CDS encoding efflux transporter outer membrane subunit — MIHPTQKHLTRLACHGTAACCLLWLSACATTSSSGDSRAQFDASLPTNWQHETTATSTPGSTDLSQCWSRFNDPQLEALIAEALEHNTDSRTALSNIRQARAERGLESAELWPSLSGSVSASSANSRDRQTNQSSSSESYGATLDASWEIDLFGQQQQYLKAADAELAATTEDFYQLQVSLAAEVASTYLELCSLQDQLAIVQQSLSNRLDTVELTQWLEDAGEGDALDTQQSISSAEQARAQIPDLEQSIVETRNSLAILTARTPESLSELTSAATRFPQVPDAITIGIPAETLRQRPDIRAAERRIEAATANLSASERSRLPSLNLSGSIGLEALSSGDLLDPQNILSNIAAGLSAPIWDAGRISRNIEIQQETLTQAYLSYESAVLNALSEVENALSAIQKRNTQLTTLDKATTAAHQATELAQVQYETGEIDLLTVLDTQRTELSLQQSRTSTQAQLLNAHVQLYKSLGGAWNTPSEITQL, encoded by the coding sequence ATGATACATCCAACACAAAAACATCTAACACGCCTGGCCTGCCATGGCACCGCAGCCTGCTGTCTGCTATGGCTCAGCGCGTGTGCCACCACCTCTTCAAGCGGCGACTCGCGTGCTCAATTCGACGCGAGCTTGCCGACGAACTGGCAACACGAAACGACAGCCACCAGCACGCCCGGCAGCACTGACTTAAGTCAGTGCTGGTCACGCTTTAATGACCCGCAACTCGAAGCTTTGATCGCGGAAGCGCTGGAGCACAACACCGACAGCCGCACCGCCCTCTCAAACATTCGTCAAGCACGAGCCGAGCGCGGATTGGAATCCGCCGAGCTATGGCCCTCCCTTTCCGGTTCTGTCTCGGCCTCCTCCGCCAACAGTCGCGACCGGCAAACGAATCAGTCCAGCAGTTCGGAAAGCTATGGCGCCACACTCGACGCAAGCTGGGAGATCGATTTATTCGGCCAACAGCAGCAATACTTAAAGGCCGCCGACGCCGAGTTGGCGGCAACCACGGAAGATTTCTACCAGCTGCAAGTTTCGCTCGCCGCCGAAGTGGCCAGCACTTATCTGGAACTTTGCTCCTTACAGGATCAGCTCGCCATCGTCCAGCAGAGCCTGAGTAATCGTTTGGATACCGTCGAACTGACGCAGTGGCTGGAAGACGCCGGTGAAGGCGACGCACTGGACACACAACAGTCTATCAGCTCCGCGGAACAAGCCCGCGCCCAAATCCCCGATTTGGAGCAAAGCATCGTCGAAACTCGCAATAGTCTGGCAATTCTAACCGCTCGCACGCCAGAGTCGCTCAGCGAGCTGACATCGGCTGCGACCCGGTTCCCACAAGTGCCCGATGCGATAACGATCGGCATTCCTGCGGAGACCTTGCGCCAACGCCCCGACATCCGGGCTGCGGAACGTCGCATCGAAGCAGCCACCGCAAATCTATCTGCAAGCGAACGCAGTCGCCTGCCCTCGCTCAATCTCAGTGGTTCGATTGGCCTGGAAGCACTGTCCTCGGGAGATCTGCTCGATCCTCAAAACATTCTCTCAAATATCGCCGCAGGCCTCAGCGCTCCCATCTGGGACGCGGGACGCATCAGCCGCAACATCGAGATCCAACAGGAAACACTCACTCAAGCATACTTAAGTTACGAAAGCGCAGTGCTCAATGCACTCAGCGAGGTCGAAAACGCACTCAGTGCCATCCAGAAGCGTAATACGCAACTCACGACACTGGACAAAGCGACCACCGCAGCACACCAGGCCACCGAGCTGGCGCAAGTACAATATGAAACCGGCGAGATCGATCTACTCACGGTGCTCGACACACAACGAACGGAACTAAGCCTCCAGCAAAGTCGCACCAGCACGCAGGCACAGCTCCTGAACGCACATGTTCAACTCTACAAATCATTGGGAGGTGCATGGAACACTCCCTCCGAAATCACTCAACTCTAA
- a CDS encoding alpha-L-fucosidase: protein MKSTIHSLFAAVLLAASSAPATLAAQDHVQTQRADSSVILPATIACSQSDTWSWDFDITHPGIYTLQVVVDIAGAEAAHTGWARLNGELVGQKLKKAYVIEEGLVSEFEQSIDIAGSGSYSLTLASNLSVNKARLVPVGYTSSRISLSSDQYYQPWLKMHQSAPKVAAMEWYRQARFGMFIHWGVYSEAAGSWKGQGIEEGVGPKVAEWIQFAFKISREEYRAYAKNFNPDQTFAVNIAQLAKATGMNYVVITAKHHDGFALFDSACSDWDIADATDYDGDLVKELYDACRAEGLDFGVYYSHGNDWGEGSDGNYANVKAYNDTLGVATRPNGKNLWDPSPNTHVEYLENKAYPQIAELIELLPDLRLIWFDGEGLITEAQAFRFYEMVYELNPNIIVNRRVGYDFGDYIDAGDNKTPAANELAAKHFETCGTANHSWGFKAHDHHWKSGNQLLRNFVDIVSKGGNYLLNIGPDGKGTVPEPCVASFHEMGEWVKTNSEAIFGTTRWTPFSEGVDKVNNSKSHADEFWFSSRDDTVYVMSLAANKDSAHIRSLKTSAGIVLEVRLLGSQNKLKWSQDEHGLEVDFTGVHTGPNGYALAVTLQP from the coding sequence ATGAAATCGACCATCCATTCTTTATTCGCAGCGGTACTGCTGGCCGCATCGTCAGCACCGGCAACACTTGCTGCGCAAGACCACGTCCAGACGCAACGAGCTGATAGTTCCGTGATTTTACCTGCTACAATCGCATGCTCACAGAGCGATACTTGGAGCTGGGATTTTGACATTACACATCCAGGCATTTACACCTTGCAAGTCGTTGTGGACATTGCAGGCGCAGAAGCCGCACATACTGGATGGGCGCGTCTTAATGGCGAACTGGTCGGGCAGAAGCTAAAGAAGGCCTATGTGATCGAGGAAGGCCTTGTTTCAGAATTCGAGCAATCAATCGACATCGCGGGTTCTGGCAGCTACTCCTTAACGCTCGCCTCTAATTTATCGGTTAATAAAGCGCGCTTAGTGCCTGTCGGTTACACCAGCAGTCGCATCTCGTTGAGTTCGGATCAATACTATCAGCCATGGCTGAAAATGCACCAATCGGCCCCCAAAGTCGCGGCGATGGAATGGTATCGTCAGGCTCGCTTCGGCATGTTCATCCACTGGGGCGTTTATTCGGAAGCAGCAGGCTCTTGGAAGGGGCAAGGTATCGAGGAAGGTGTTGGCCCAAAGGTGGCGGAGTGGATTCAGTTCGCATTTAAAATCTCACGCGAGGAATACCGTGCGTATGCCAAAAACTTTAATCCCGATCAAACCTTCGCCGTCAACATCGCACAGCTCGCCAAAGCGACGGGCATGAACTACGTGGTGATCACTGCCAAGCATCACGATGGCTTTGCGCTCTTTGATTCAGCTTGCTCGGATTGGGATATCGCCGACGCCACTGATTACGACGGCGATCTAGTTAAAGAACTCTACGATGCCTGCCGAGCTGAGGGCCTCGATTTCGGAGTCTATTACTCGCATGGCAATGACTGGGGCGAAGGCTCTGATGGCAACTATGCGAACGTAAAAGCCTATAACGACACTCTAGGTGTCGCTACGCGACCCAATGGTAAAAATCTCTGGGACCCCAGTCCCAATACCCATGTGGAATATCTGGAGAACAAAGCTTACCCGCAAATCGCGGAGTTAATTGAACTGCTGCCCGACTTGCGTCTCATTTGGTTCGATGGCGAAGGCCTGATCACTGAAGCACAAGCTTTCCGTTTCTATGAGATGGTCTATGAATTGAACCCGAATATTATTGTTAATCGCCGCGTCGGCTACGACTTCGGCGATTATATCGACGCAGGTGACAATAAAACGCCCGCCGCCAATGAGTTAGCCGCCAAGCACTTCGAAACCTGCGGCACCGCCAACCACTCGTGGGGCTTCAAGGCGCACGACCACCATTGGAAGAGTGGCAATCAGCTGCTGCGTAACTTCGTCGATATCGTTTCCAAAGGTGGAAACTACCTGCTCAACATCGGGCCTGATGGTAAAGGCACGGTGCCTGAGCCCTGTGTGGCCAGTTTTCACGAAATGGGGGAGTGGGTGAAAACAAACTCAGAAGCCATCTTTGGGACCACGCGTTGGACCCCGTTCAGCGAGGGCGTGGACAAGGTCAACAATTCCAAATCACATGCGGATGAGTTTTGGTTCAGTTCACGAGACGATACGGTGTATGTGATGTCTTTGGCTGCGAACAAGGATTCTGCTCATATCCGTTCCCTTAAGACATCTGCGGGCATTGTGCTGGAGGTGCGGCTCTTAGGCAGTCAAAACAAACTGAAGTGGTCGCAAGATGAACACGGGCTGGAAGTCGACTTCACCGGTGTCCACACGGGGCCCAACGGTTATGCACTCGCGGTGACATTGCAGCCATAA
- a CDS encoding DinB family protein, translating into MRFNSLIDALQEALRQQLLLLTELSEEAYCAPAQGHLSSSVGKHIRHNLDHFESFFHGLDACQIDYENRSRQGQIESISEVAIAVLEDLIVQLQALRTEDERELAVREESAAGANQRRWLKSSLGRELQFLLGHTVHHNALIAMIVDRHGLALPEGFGIAPSTLRHQQVPHTPENICAH; encoded by the coding sequence ATGCGTTTTAATTCACTCATTGATGCCCTGCAGGAGGCACTTCGCCAGCAACTCTTATTATTAACTGAACTGAGCGAGGAAGCCTATTGTGCCCCTGCTCAAGGGCATCTGAGTAGCTCTGTCGGCAAACACATCAGACACAATTTAGACCACTTCGAATCTTTTTTTCATGGTCTGGACGCCTGTCAGATCGACTACGAGAACCGCTCTCGCCAAGGTCAGATCGAGTCCATATCTGAGGTCGCAATCGCGGTTTTGGAAGATTTGATTGTGCAACTACAAGCACTGCGCACAGAGGACGAACGGGAACTTGCTGTTCGCGAGGAAAGTGCGGCTGGCGCGAATCAACGCCGTTGGTTGAAGAGTTCACTCGGACGTGAATTACAGTTTCTGTTGGGGCATACCGTCCATCACAACGCGCTCATTGCGATGATCGTTGACCGCCATGGTCTGGCACTTCCAGAGGGTTTCGGCATCGCTCCGTCGACACTACGGCATCAACAGGTTCCGCATACGCCTGAGAATATATGTGCACACTAA
- a CDS encoding NRDE family protein: MCTLSWWLAESERGIVFNRDELRTRARGEAPRVVEFAGAARILMPRDPDAGGTWLGVNDSGLIVALLNNYPFHSPNSPGQISRGQLVVDLLRHARSAAECMSTLQELNTSVYQGFLLFALGRHDGPLAREWDGQQLQPLKLEGEGGLHVLTSSSYRQQECEAFRVDLFAGQSRERALLKEKHGAFHPADPALGPLMVRDDAATDSVTEIVIGKNYAHMWFHSVDGNPPVLSEPSQHRLAMQ, translated from the coding sequence ATGTGCACACTAAGCTGGTGGCTGGCAGAGTCCGAGCGCGGGATCGTATTCAATCGTGACGAGCTGCGCACGCGTGCGCGTGGGGAAGCTCCGAGGGTGGTCGAGTTTGCTGGAGCAGCCCGTATCTTGATGCCGCGTGATCCAGATGCTGGAGGCACTTGGCTGGGCGTGAACGATTCGGGCTTGATTGTGGCCTTGCTCAATAACTACCCCTTTCATTCTCCAAACTCGCCGGGGCAGATCAGTCGCGGTCAATTAGTCGTTGATTTATTGCGACATGCGCGTTCAGCAGCTGAGTGCATGTCAACGTTGCAAGAGCTCAATACTTCCGTGTATCAAGGTTTTTTACTGTTTGCTCTGGGACGTCATGACGGACCGCTGGCTCGTGAGTGGGATGGCCAACAATTGCAGCCGCTCAAACTCGAAGGGGAGGGGGGGCTACATGTATTGACCTCTTCGTCCTATCGCCAACAAGAATGCGAAGCTTTTCGTGTGGATCTATTTGCGGGGCAAAGCCGAGAGCGGGCGCTGCTCAAAGAGAAACACGGAGCTTTCCATCCGGCAGACCCTGCGCTCGGTCCCTTGATGGTGCGGGACGATGCGGCGACCGACTCGGTGACAGAAATCGTTATTGGTAAAAATTACGCTCACATGTGGTTTCATAGCGTAGATGGCAATCCTCCAGTGCTGAGTGAACCAAGCCAGCACAGACTAGCAATGCAATGA
- a CDS encoding DedA family protein: MKVLVRRLVLFGLVTFAAAWAVWLWLGFDPPLRADLVTMEIFNHAQAYAAELQAFARDLECVALHVSDANREAALERLPHLERALAQDVFIAALLALFVFASEDLACIAAGILAASGTVSLLAAMVGCFCGIFASDVLLYCLGRVLGERAFKIRFIARAASGASMTRLRDRFDGHVFKIVFMTRFIPGSRVVTYVTAGVLRIQFPRFAASLAIAAAVWTPILVGIAHVVGRPLIEWWALSGWWVLPLILAALGVIYMGTLLLIQSLTNRGRRHLRGRWLRLTRWEYWPALPIYLPVVIYGIYLSIKHRGSTLWAMCNPGMHPLSGLAMESKSDILAALNSKSGMIADWVCIPPSNLLDDRVAVLHAFRTSQALDWPIILKPDVGQRGEGVAVIQNESAARRYLSENTAAIIAQRYIEGQEFGVFYYRMPNQSRGQLFSITEKVLPELVGDGIHSVEQLILNDVRAVAQAAHYLKVNRERLYDVPAIGERIQLVELGTHCRGAIFLDGNRYQSDRLAASLDHVLEHYEGFYFGRFDLRVPTGDALMAGQAIKILELNGVSSESTDIYDPNNSLLTGWRKLCRQWRLAFEIGAQNRARGAAVPRWREVLTVLRTHRARQAYEVDA, encoded by the coding sequence ATGAAGGTCCTCGTTCGTCGCCTAGTCTTATTCGGTCTCGTTACATTCGCCGCTGCTTGGGCGGTCTGGCTGTGGCTGGGCTTCGATCCGCCGCTGCGGGCCGATTTAGTCACCATGGAAATTTTTAACCATGCGCAGGCTTACGCGGCCGAACTACAAGCGTTCGCGCGCGATCTTGAGTGCGTTGCGCTGCATGTCTCGGATGCGAATCGTGAAGCCGCCTTGGAGCGTTTACCGCACCTTGAGCGAGCGTTGGCTCAGGATGTATTCATTGCTGCACTACTTGCATTATTTGTATTTGCTTCCGAGGACTTAGCTTGCATCGCAGCTGGCATCCTGGCGGCCTCAGGCACAGTCTCGCTATTGGCGGCGATGGTGGGTTGTTTCTGCGGTATATTTGCGAGTGATGTTTTACTGTATTGTCTCGGCCGTGTGCTGGGGGAGCGTGCGTTTAAGATTCGCTTTATCGCGCGTGCGGCATCGGGAGCTTCGATGACCAGGTTAAGGGATCGCTTTGATGGTCACGTCTTTAAGATTGTTTTCATGACTCGTTTTATTCCGGGCAGTCGCGTCGTAACCTACGTCACGGCAGGCGTGTTACGTATCCAGTTTCCTCGTTTCGCTGCCTCCTTAGCGATCGCGGCGGCTGTCTGGACACCCATTTTGGTCGGGATTGCTCATGTTGTCGGCCGCCCTTTAATTGAGTGGTGGGCCTTGTCGGGGTGGTGGGTGCTGCCATTGATTCTGGCCGCTCTGGGAGTCATATACATGGGAACTCTGTTACTGATACAAAGTTTAACCAATCGAGGGCGTCGCCATCTGCGCGGGCGTTGGTTACGACTCACTCGCTGGGAATACTGGCCCGCATTACCGATTTACTTACCGGTAGTCATCTATGGCATCTATCTATCGATCAAGCACCGCGGGAGCACCTTGTGGGCTATGTGTAATCCGGGCATGCATCCTTTGAGTGGCTTGGCGATGGAGTCTAAGAGCGACATTCTTGCGGCGCTGAACTCGAAGTCTGGGATGATCGCAGATTGGGTTTGTATTCCGCCTTCGAATCTCTTGGACGATCGAGTCGCAGTGTTACATGCGTTTCGTACCTCTCAAGCTCTAGATTGGCCGATCATTCTGAAACCAGATGTCGGGCAGCGAGGCGAGGGCGTGGCAGTGATCCAGAACGAATCGGCAGCTCGACGATATTTAAGTGAAAATACAGCAGCCATTATCGCGCAGCGCTATATCGAGGGCCAGGAGTTTGGCGTTTTCTACTATCGCATGCCGAATCAATCACGCGGGCAACTGTTCTCGATTACAGAAAAAGTTTTACCTGAACTCGTTGGAGATGGCATACACAGTGTGGAGCAACTCATTCTGAACGACGTGCGAGCGGTGGCACAAGCGGCACATTACTTAAAAGTCAATCGGGAGCGCTTATACGATGTGCCAGCAATCGGTGAGCGCATTCAGCTGGTGGAGCTCGGCACACATTGCCGTGGAGCCATTTTCCTAGATGGCAATCGATATCAGAGTGATCGCTTGGCCGCGAGCTTGGATCATGTCCTGGAACACTACGAAGGCTTCTATTTTGGCCGTTTCGATCTGCGCGTGCCAACAGGGGATGCCTTGATGGCGGGGCAAGCGATAAAGATTTTAGAACTAAACGGAGTCTCCTCGGAATCGACTGACATCTATGATCCCAATAACAGTTTATTGACTGGTTGGCGAAAGTTATGTCGACAATGGCGCCTGGCCTTTGAAATCGGAGCTCAAAACCGAGCTCGCGGGGCGGCTGTGCCTCGCTGGCGCGAAGTGCTGACAGTCCTGCGCACACACCGGGCACGACAAGCCTACGAGGTGGACGCTTAA
- the pgsA gene encoding CDP-diacylglycerol--glycerol-3-phosphate 3-phosphatidyltransferase, which produces MNLPNLLTLSRIPILFGIVGFLYAPFTGARTLAFVLFVIGALTDWADGYVARKQGIVSNFGKLMDALTDKVFMVGLFISLLAHGTLPAWALPLLLLILSREFLITGLRLVAASSGIVLAAEKSGKHKTVSQIVAAILLLLAVAVRVDFPELLPAVIGDVLHWGGLAFFVIATVLTVSSGTQYMIKYWSIFTGKNEDQS; this is translated from the coding sequence GTGAATCTTCCAAATTTACTGACGCTCTCTCGTATCCCAATCCTCTTCGGTATTGTGGGCTTTTTGTATGCCCCGTTTACGGGAGCGAGGACGCTGGCTTTCGTGCTCTTCGTGATCGGTGCGTTGACGGATTGGGCCGATGGCTATGTCGCGCGTAAGCAAGGGATTGTTTCCAACTTTGGCAAATTGATGGATGCCCTTACAGATAAGGTCTTTATGGTCGGTTTGTTCATCTCGCTACTGGCGCATGGCACTTTACCGGCTTGGGCTTTGCCCTTACTGCTACTCATCCTCAGTCGTGAATTTCTAATCACTGGCTTGCGACTGGTGGCAGCGAGTTCGGGTATCGTACTGGCGGCGGAGAAGTCAGGTAAGCACAAGACTGTTTCGCAAATCGTTGCAGCCATTCTATTACTGTTGGCAGTGGCCGTGCGTGTGGATTTTCCAGAGTTACTGCCTGCGGTCATCGGCGATGTGCTGCACTGGGGCGGCTTGGCATTCTTCGTGATTGCGACCGTGCTGACTGTTTCATCCGGCACGCAATATATGATTAAGTATTGGTCCATTTTTACGGGCAAAAACGAGGATCAGTCGTGA
- a CDS encoding phosphatidylglycerophosphatase A produces the protein MSSIDRYVFWTRTLSTPLIVNLATIGPVGRVKKAPGTWGSVVGLAFYAVFFHHASPLGFIFLAALSAYLSVAICDAAEQRLQMRDPGMIVLDEVVAVPLVFIGMGGNDGLIAQHGSWPVLLAGFALFRVFDILKPFGISKLQDLPGGLGCAIDDLAAGLAACISLHLILLFFF, from the coding sequence GTGAGCTCCATCGATCGTTATGTTTTTTGGACGCGGACTTTGTCCACGCCACTGATCGTCAATCTAGCGACCATTGGTCCAGTTGGCCGAGTGAAGAAAGCTCCCGGAACCTGGGGGAGTGTGGTCGGCCTAGCCTTTTACGCGGTTTTCTTCCATCATGCATCACCACTGGGCTTTATTTTTTTAGCGGCCTTGAGCGCCTATTTGTCGGTGGCGATTTGTGATGCCGCGGAGCAGCGTCTGCAAATGCGAGATCCCGGTATGATTGTGCTGGATGAAGTGGTCGCGGTGCCACTGGTCTTTATCGGTATGGGCGGTAACGATGGCCTGATCGCACAGCATGGCAGTTGGCCGGTGTTGTTGGCTGGATTTGCGCTCTTTCGCGTCTTCGATATCTTAAAACCATTCGGTATCTCAAAGCTGCAGGATTTACCTGGTGGGCTGGGCTGCGCAATTGACGATTTGGCAGCAGGCTTGGCGGCTTGTATCAGCTTGCATCTAATTTTGCTCTTTTTCTTCTAA
- a CDS encoding pitrilysin family protein, whose product MRFLRIPLLSCLMALQCFAQSLPTGIEAVQTLGGIEEYRLTSNGLSILLMPNEGLPVATVMVTYKVGSRNEVTGTTGATHILEHMMFKGTERFNSSDGSDYSSQMERIGARSNATTWFDRTNYYATMPSEYVPMTIELEADRMRGLLIRQEDLNSEMTVVRNEYERGENSPVSTLIKELFASAYMAHPYGHPTIGWRSDIENTTPQKLRDFYDTFYWPENAVLTVIGGFDKAATLQAIATHYGAVPKAPHTIPEVETSEPEQIGSRRVTIHRAGQVGVVMIGFKVPEGRHEDWAALNLLQQILGADKTGRLYRALEDNGKASATFTYAPQLNDPGLFIFGAYLTPDATHAEVEAIILDEIESLISGGVDKDELARAKSVIQASTVYGRDGPYAIADQINDAIAMGDWSAYIHLPQAIQAVSTEKLQQVAAKSFIEKSSTTGWFVPEVVNSLTAQANTLSSIAGPNYYRDPALFGQLSNEATADVPVGDTNGATSAAIVDFSSHMQRAEIGGIELIAIDMPIDNVVSFVGSIAAGDSLSPADAPMLASLTAAMLDKGTTRQDRFQIAEKLDTLGADIGFSSGAQSLNFSGKFLRPDAGSVLDILADQLRHPAFDPEVLKNLKSRQEAGLLQAIDNPDYRASAQLSRLLYPAQHINYSTPIKELLADLESTTVEDLAAFHQAHYGADSMTLIFTGDIDFEQLKAAVGNAFEDWNTGSEFPPLETTQLENNEQSERIYIEDKTSVAVRFGYNTQLQRTADDYLPFMVGNYILGGSFHSRLMTEVRKNRGLTYSIRSGHEGDILTPGNWVLSASFAPSMLNDGLAATHEVVQKWYDDGVTEQEVRAAIETLTGSYLVGLSTTGSVAGQVHSFMQRGFGPEYIDTYPLRVRQLTAKDVNRAIRKYFDPTQLTEVIAGSLAKPNEALDAPAEQEAITVRLDVPDAAWRIHIDQIYRTSESIVVLSQLSRDSDAMAAQVISTAADTVKIAPNEAELPVRHYILGKTWDWGDTGEYTFIESMDPIRSIFNASELLYKREK is encoded by the coding sequence ATGAGATTTTTAAGAATCCCCCTACTTTCCTGCCTGATGGCACTGCAATGCTTTGCGCAGTCGCTCCCGACTGGGATCGAGGCCGTGCAGACATTGGGCGGCATTGAAGAATACCGCCTCACATCGAATGGCCTCAGCATACTGCTAATGCCCAACGAAGGCTTACCGGTTGCCACAGTCATGGTGACGTATAAAGTTGGTTCACGCAATGAAGTCACCGGCACTACAGGCGCGACGCATATATTGGAGCACATGATGTTTAAAGGCACCGAGCGTTTCAACAGCTCGGATGGCAGCGATTATTCCAGTCAAATGGAACGTATCGGCGCACGTTCCAACGCGACGACATGGTTTGACCGCACCAACTACTATGCAACCATGCCGAGCGAGTACGTCCCCATGACGATTGAGCTGGAAGCCGACCGTATGCGTGGCCTGCTCATCCGTCAGGAAGACCTGAATTCTGAAATGACGGTGGTGCGCAACGAATACGAACGCGGTGAGAACAGCCCAGTGAGCACCCTGATTAAGGAATTATTTGCCTCGGCCTACATGGCCCATCCCTACGGACATCCTACGATTGGCTGGCGTTCGGATATCGAAAACACCACGCCTCAGAAACTACGTGATTTTTACGACACCTTCTATTGGCCGGAAAATGCAGTCCTGACCGTGATTGGCGGTTTTGATAAAGCCGCCACCTTACAGGCGATCGCGACGCATTATGGGGCCGTGCCCAAAGCGCCTCACACGATCCCTGAAGTCGAAACCAGTGAGCCCGAACAGATCGGTTCGCGTCGTGTCACCATTCACCGGGCAGGACAAGTAGGTGTGGTGATGATCGGTTTCAAAGTGCCGGAAGGACGGCACGAGGATTGGGCCGCACTCAACCTGCTGCAACAAATCCTCGGTGCGGACAAAACGGGCCGCCTCTACCGTGCCTTGGAAGACAATGGCAAAGCCAGCGCGACCTTTACCTATGCACCACAGCTCAATGATCCAGGCTTGTTCATATTTGGCGCCTATTTGACACCCGATGCCACCCACGCGGAGGTCGAAGCGATCATTCTGGACGAAATCGAATCGCTGATTAGCGGTGGCGTGGATAAAGATGAACTCGCACGCGCTAAATCTGTCATACAAGCCAGCACCGTGTATGGTCGCGATGGCCCCTATGCGATCGCCGATCAGATCAACGACGCGATCGCGATGGGTGATTGGTCCGCTTACATTCATCTCCCCCAAGCCATACAAGCCGTCTCCACTGAAAAACTACAGCAAGTGGCGGCTAAGTCCTTTATCGAGAAAAGCAGCACTACCGGTTGGTTTGTGCCCGAGGTCGTTAACTCATTGACCGCTCAAGCCAATACCCTGAGCTCAATTGCTGGCCCCAACTACTACCGCGATCCCGCGCTCTTCGGCCAGTTGTCGAATGAAGCCACCGCGGACGTCCCGGTTGGCGATACCAACGGAGCCACTTCGGCAGCCATTGTTGATTTTAGCTCTCATATGCAACGCGCCGAGATCGGTGGTATTGAACTTATCGCTATCGATATGCCGATTGACAATGTGGTCTCCTTCGTCGGCAGCATTGCGGCTGGTGATAGCTTAAGCCCGGCAGACGCGCCCATGCTTGCCAGCCTGACAGCTGCGATGCTGGACAAGGGCACCACCCGCCAGGATCGCTTTCAAATCGCTGAAAAGCTCGACACTCTCGGAGCTGATATTGGCTTTAGCTCAGGCGCACAAAGTCTTAATTTTTCGGGTAAATTCCTTCGTCCCGACGCAGGTTCGGTCTTAGACATTCTGGCAGATCAGTTGCGCCACCCGGCCTTTGATCCGGAAGTCTTGAAAAACCTTAAAAGCCGCCAGGAAGCGGGTCTTTTACAAGCAATCGACAATCCCGATTACCGCGCCAGTGCGCAGCTCTCACGACTGCTCTATCCAGCGCAGCATATCAACTACAGCACTCCGATTAAAGAGCTACTCGCCGACCTCGAATCCACGACTGTCGAGGACCTCGCCGCATTTCATCAGGCACATTACGGCGCCGACTCGATGACTCTGATCTTTACCGGGGACATCGACTTCGAACAACTCAAAGCTGCCGTGGGCAACGCTTTTGAGGACTGGAATACTGGGAGCGAATTCCCTCCACTTGAAACCACCCAGCTGGAAAACAACGAACAGTCCGAGCGCATCTACATAGAAGATAAGACCAGCGTCGCCGTCCGCTTTGGTTATAACACTCAGCTGCAACGCACCGCGGATGACTACCTGCCCTTTATGGTGGGTAACTACATACTCGGCGGCAGCTTCCACTCGCGACTAATGACCGAGGTCCGCAAAAATCGCGGACTCACCTACAGTATTCGCTCAGGCCATGAAGGCGACATCCTCACACCGGGCAATTGGGTGCTCTCAGCCAGTTTCGCTCCTAGCATGTTAAACGATGGTCTCGCGGCGACCCATGAGGTCGTACAAAAATGGTACGACGACGGCGTCACCGAACAGGAAGTCCGCGCAGCCATCGAGACCTTGACAGGTTCCTACCTGGTCGGCCTATCCACGACTGGTAGCGTGGCGGGGCAAGTTCACAGCTTCATGCAACGTGGCTTTGGCCCTGAATATATCGACACTTATCCGCTGCGAGTCCGTCAGCTCACCGCCAAAGATGTCAATCGTGCCATCCGCAAATACTTTGATCCTACACAGCTTACAGAAGTGATCGCCGGTTCGCTGGCCAAGCCCAATGAAGCGCTGGATGCACCCGCGGAGCAGGAGGCGATTACCGTTCGGCTCGATGTGCCCGACGCCGCTTGGCGTATTCATATTGATCAAATATATCGCACCTCGGAAAGTATCGTTGTGCTCTCACAACTCAGCCGCGATTCCGATGCGATGGCCGCACAAGTCATCAGCACCGCAGCGGATACCGTGAAGATCGCTCCCAACGAAGCTGAATTACCCGTGCGACACTACATCCTGGGCAAGACCTGGGACTGGGGAGACACCGGCGAATACACCTTCATCGAGTCGATGGATCCGATCCGCAGCATATTCAACGCTTCCGAACTATTGTATAAACGAGAAAAATAA